From the genome of Rhodohalobacter sp. SW132:
AAAGCACTAAGTTTATGCACTTTTCCACAGATCTATGTACAAACAAATTTTCAGGCCAAACATCGTTCAACATTATTTTTGAGTTTCAGATTATTCGATACAAAGGATGGAATTACCCTTTTTAAAGGTATAAACCAGCCCCGTTTCGGAGCGGCATATCCGTAGGCCCCATGGGAATGCGCAGCATTTCCGTGGGGCATGAAGATGCCCCATCAAAAGTATCACCGTAGGTGTGTCATCATTCGATCTCTGAATTCCGTTCCAGTCATAGAGTCCAAAGGAACCAAAAATGACATCAGAAAGCGGGGTAAAATGGATGGCAAAAAAGGAAACGTATCCCGCTACAAAAATAATAGAGATAGAACTACAATGCTTAGTTTAAAAAGTTTTGAGATAGATTTTAAAGATGTTGCGGAAGTTGAGATAAGTTCACCGAGCAATCGCAAGACCCTGTTGAAGATCTTAGTCTAAAATTAAAACTCAGCGAAACTCCGCGTAATACTTTGCGCAACTCTGCGAGTATAAATATCACGGATTCACTCAATTCGCCATCAACACAATATCAACAATCTCGCCGGGCGTAAAGGTGAGCTCTTCTAAATTTTGATCAAGCGCAATCTGTACCGGCAGTCCGCTTTCATAAATGGCTCCCGGTCTCTGCAGATGTTGTTCAATCAGACGCATGTGCCCTCCCAGCCGGGTGATATGTGACCGCACAAAATCACGGCCCGGTTTGCGTGTGCGAATTTCAACTTCCATCCCCACTTCGGGCTCAACCGTGAACGGCTGACGAATATATCCCACAATATAGGCCGGTTCTTTTTCTTCAATTTTGAGAATCGGTACACCTGCATCCACATATTCTCCGGACCGATGGTAAATAAGACTAACAACCCCATTCCCGGGTGCATAGATTCTTCTCGGCTCCAGCTCACGTTCGAGGGATTCAATCCTTCGATTTTGCATTTCAATAGATGCTGCCATCGGGTTACGGTCGGTTTGCGTGCTATACTCCCCAAACTCCCGGATCTCCTGAAGCGACTCCGCGATGTCCTCGATCAGAAGCTCGGTTTGTTCAACACGGGTTTCATCGGTCTCCATTTGCAGAAGAGCCAGTTCATACTCCTGCTCGGATGACAGGCCGCGCTCGTACAGCTGTTCAATTCGGTTAAAATCGGCGGCAGACTGGCGATACTGAAGCTGTGCCTCGGCAAGCTGAATGCGCTGCTGCATCATATCAACTCTGAGATCCTGAACGTTCAGGCGATTTCGCTCCTCATCGATTACAGGCTCCAGGCTCTGACGAATATATTCCACTTCACTCCGGAGTACTTCTATTTGTGCTTCAGCACGGATAGGGTCTGTGGTGATAATCTCCCCGAGAAAATCGCCCTCTCGTACTTCATCAAACTCCAAAAATGAAAAACCCGCCAGCCGCCCTCTCGCAGGGCTGGATACAGTTCGGGTATCTGCAACTACCTCGCCGATCGCACCGGGAGATTGAACCCGATCTTCCCATAAAAAGTATACTGCTGTGGATACACACAAAAAGACGATCAGAGGTAAAAATCGCACCCTGATTTCTCGTAACCGCTGTTTCCAGGGAATCGGTATCGGCTCGTACTGCTGCTTTCTCATCTCTAAATCTCCGATTCATCTTCTGCCCTCAGGCTGCTCACCTGTGAGACGCCTTCAAACTTTTTTACTTCATCCAGAAGCTCGTCCACCCTGTCGGGATCACGCAAACGCAGCCGGTACGACAAATGTGCGGTTTCAAGATTCCCTCCCGAACTTTGGGATGCGAGCTTTAAATTTATCGCGTGACGCTTCAGAAAACTTTCAAACTGTTTGATACGGGAGATCGGCTGGCTCCAGTTCAGGTTCAGAATCAGATCATACCGCTGCCGGGATCCAAAATTTGTATACCAGATATAGGTTAGCGCCACCGATACAATTCCGGTTCCCATAATCGCCGTCGTAAATTTTTGCGTGCCGCACGACATCCCGATCACAATCAGCGACAGGATATAGACCGTATCAAGTGTATCGCGAAGAATATTCCGAAAACGGACAATCGCAAACACAGCCAGCAGACTAAATGCGGTTACAAGGTTGTTATCGAGAACCATCATCACAAGAGCTACCGTTATCGGGATGATAATCAGCGAGCTGACAAACGTTCTCGAGTAGGAAAGGCCGGTGTGCGTAAACATATAGACCCACGCCAGAAGCTGACCGCACAGAAATGCGAGAAGCAGCCCCATCAGCAGGGTTGTCAGGTCCGTGGGCAGCGGAGCCGTATCTCCAAAGTATAGCCAGTCTTGCATCAGGTCACGTTTATTTATTGTAAATGATTTAATTTTTCCGACCATCCAGGCCGGAAAATATACATGTTTCCCTTAGAACCTTTCGTGGTACATATTTTTGTATTCCTTCTATAAAAGCACAAGTACCTTTTATCAGGAGATTTCTCGACTCCGTTCCGGTATAAATCACCGGAACTCTGCTCGAAATGACAATTATCCGCGTATAATCCGGGAAAGACCGGGGCAGCCGCTGGCTGCCCCGGTCTTTCCTTCACTGAATTCTATTTGTCTTTTCGAGCGAATCCCCGATTGGGCTTTTCCAACGTGGATGAGTCGAGAAATCTCCTAATAACGGATACATAAACGGATTTAAAAAAGACAAAAAATGTTTCCTCATCATAGTCTTCGGATGTTGTAAATTTTTGTTTCCACAATCTTCACACAGCAACCAGCTTTCCCGGACCAATTTTGAGTATACCATCCACATATTTCGCCGCGGAATCCTGACGCAGATCGAAACGCTGGGTCAGTTCACGAAACCAGTCAGGAAATCGGTTTGTGAATTTCAATTCCAGGATGACCTTGTTGCCAAAAACATCAGCGCCATCTTTCATTTCAGTAGCCAGGGAGTAGCCCCGCTCCTGTTTTGTTCGAACATCACGATCAAAAGTAACGCGGACCGAGTTGTTATCTTCCAGCTCGTATGCCTCACGCCTGTACGCCACATGAA
Proteins encoded in this window:
- a CDS encoding HlyD family secretion protein, translating into MRKQQYEPIPIPWKQRLREIRVRFLPLIVFLCVSTAVYFLWEDRVQSPGAIGEVVADTRTVSSPARGRLAGFSFLEFDEVREGDFLGEIITTDPIRAEAQIEVLRSEVEYIRQSLEPVIDEERNRLNVQDLRVDMMQQRIQLAEAQLQYRQSAADFNRIEQLYERGLSSEQEYELALLQMETDETRVEQTELLIEDIAESLQEIREFGEYSTQTDRNPMAASIEMQNRRIESLERELEPRRIYAPGNGVVSLIYHRSGEYVDAGVPILKIEEKEPAYIVGYIRQPFTVEPEVGMEVEIRTRKPGRDFVRSHITRLGGHMRLIEQHLQRPGAIYESGLPVQIALDQNLEELTFTPGEIVDIVLMAN
- a CDS encoding DUF4956 domain-containing protein encodes the protein MQDWLYFGDTAPLPTDLTTLLMGLLLAFLCGQLLAWVYMFTHTGLSYSRTFVSSLIIIPITVALVMMVLDNNLVTAFSLLAVFAIVRFRNILRDTLDTVYILSLIVIGMSCGTQKFTTAIMGTGIVSVALTYIWYTNFGSRQRYDLILNLNWSQPISRIKQFESFLKRHAINLKLASQSSGGNLETAHLSYRLRLRDPDRVDELLDEVKKFEGVSQVSSLRAEDESEI